The nucleotide window ACTACACACATTGTCCTCTTCAGTAGATGCATGTGGGGCAAGCAAGGCTTTGCTTAGACACCTGTCACAAAGATAGTGAATAATCTCAAAATCATTCAACAAGACTTTATGTGATTTCATCTTTTTGCCAGGAATCCAAACATTGTCACTCTCAAAACAAGAATTGAACCCGAGTGGCGGAATGCCTACTAGACACTCATTTACCACTAGGTCAAGAGCTCGTTGGTTCAACAAGACTTAATGTTATATAGACTTTATACCTCAGCTTCTCTGGAGATCCTTGAGGTGGGTTTGCCTCCAGCTCAGTCTGAACTTGACTCAATCTTCGATTCTTGAATGCTCGAAAGAAGACTCTACCTATCCTGGTAAAAGGGTTGGTTTCCTTTTCATGTCTTCTTTTACTGTACCTGTAACTCCTTCTCCCTACCACGAACAGAAAAAGAGAGATCACCATGAACACACAAGGTATACCAAACCCGAGTGCCCAGCCGACAGCTTCCTGAATGTAGACAACAACTACAATGGCCAAGCAGATCCCTGCAGACAGACTAAGGTACCACCAGTTAAAGAAGGAGCTTCTGTCACGTTGCTCTCGCGGGTCTTTCTCATCGAACTGATCTGCTCCAAAGGCCTGAACGCAAGGCTTGTGCCCACTTTGTCCAATGGCCACCAGAtacagagagaagaagaagagtacaTTGAGCAAAGAAGAAGAGGCCACTTTCTCATTCTCACTAGTGATAGGAACGAGAAGTGCAGATAAAGTCAAAAGTGCCATCCCCTAACATCAAATCCACACTAATTCAAGTCAATGTCTACTTTACAACTTTTCATAACAGAACATAAACTTCATACCATGTCCTAACCTCAAATCaagatttaaagaaaaaaaaaaactgaaaaagaagAGACAAGAAGAAGACGAACCAGTACGTAAATAAGAGACGCGATGATAATGGTTCGGTACCGACCAAGAAAAGCGTCGGCGACAAAAGCTCCCAGAACAGGAAGAAGAGCAGAGATTCCCGACCACGCGTTGACGTTAGCTGCAGCGACCGCCGTAGATTGACCAAGTGGTCCAGTCAAGTAGCTGATAAGGTTTGACGCGATCCCATAATAAGCGAACCTCTCCGCAACCTCAACTCCTGAAAAGACACTAAGAGATTCAGAAGCACGGGTAAAGTATCAGAAACAGAGTAGCTTGTGATCTCACCGATTATGAACCATGCGGCAGTCCATCTACCGGTGTTTGATCTGTCGGCGACAAGCCCGTCGTGGTCAACGGCGTCCATCACGTGTTCTTCTAGAAGAGGAGTCGCTGCTGTTGTCGCCATTTCTTTACTAAAGGAGAAAATAACCAACGGCAAGTTTTGTCTAGTTGCATCTCTAATCTCGTTCTTAAGCTAATCTTGTtgacttttttaattttttgtcggCCTAATTTTGTTGATTAGGAAAGTAATTAGTAATTCTTGTCAGAGTGATTTCTTCTTGGAAGTACAAGTACGTAAGGTTTTACTTCCAACATCCTACACGTCATGGAGACTTTGACGCTCCTTGTCCACAAACAAAAACCAATCACTTGCAGGACGATCTTTTAGCACGTGCAAATAGAGGAATTGAATAGGATCCAAAATTTTAGaggatttataattttttttattttagtaatagttataaatttaaaatcatatatttatcaaaaatcAGATagctatatttaaatttaattttcgtatttattaactaataaatgtaaactacaaatttgattttgtttacaTAACCAACAAAAATGCATTAAGtccgaaaaaaaaattaacatttatatcaattaatataatttggaaagtaaaaaatagatgttggtgtttgatttaatattcaatgtaaatttagaaagttaatattctaatttgattatatttaggaaactattattaattaatgattataaataaagaaagaaatatataattttcagtaacttttacaaaaaatagtaaacACAAAGAAGAATGACTAGTCTAAGCTTCTACCGAGAAGAAAAATGAGGAGTCTCCAACTTCTTGTTTAATCAAATCAAGAGTCTACGGTTTTTGGTCTAACCACTACCCATGTTCTATTGTTTATTAGTTTTCTTATAGATTATAACTCATGATTGtggatacaaaaaaaatcaaaagaaaaacaaactgaaaaattcatagtCACAAACCGGTGCTTTTCataagtttttaattataaaaccaaAAGATGTTACTTCCACACAAATTAGATTGgtgtatttattatatattataacaatatttgccagaaaaaaacataaactattTTAGGTTAGTAAAaaggacttttttttttttgaatagggTTTCTTTAGAGTTTGAAACGGTCCTGATTCGAGGGTCCACATCATTAGATCTACGTGAGGCAGGAATCTCCATAAATAAAAACTCTCCATAAagagaacaaacaaaaacaaagatttACCGATTGGTATTTTAGATCAAAAATCTCGGTTTAGATTTTAGGGTTCAATCAAgcttttatttgaattttatttatatttggaTTGGATTTGATTAGTAAATACTTCAAAACCGGATAGAGATTCATTTTGGATCTGAACTTGTTTCTGATTTGATTAGTAATATTTTGGATTTAGTTATTTTAGATACTTTatcaaattattttgtttatttatttaattaattttaaaatattaattcagaaatttgagttttttgaattttgtgatttttacaaaattttagaTTCTTcggttttaaataaaaaaagtattttttggatatttagaattttttttaaaaaaaatcttcattGCTCAGATTTACcactaatttataatctttcttatttttaataggTTAGATGATTAATAGATTAATAGATGTACAAGTTCGAGTATTGGATAAAATGCCTAAACCTATTTCATATGCACACTATTCAATCTCAAACTAGTTTCTGAGTATACCATGTGCAGGCGGACAAAAGAGTCTCTCTCATCTCCATCCTTCAGATAAGTGAGTCTGcccttctttttgtttttttgtttgttctgaaTAACAATTTACAAAGTTCCAACTACCTTTAACTTTAAAGGACGTCTCTACACTTATGTATCCATAAATGTTTGTATGGAACAACACATCAATCGACTTCAATTCTCAACTCTAAAACATTGATGATATCGTTAGAACTTAAAATTTAAGGACCCCACTATGAAACCTTGCAAATAACCAGAAGCTATTGCTGAAACTTTGTGACTGAAAACGTTGGCTACTTGGTTCTGAGTCAATCTATACAAGGAGAAACCAGAAGCTAGTGTTGTGCTTCTTAAAAAGCTTGTATACAGTATACGTATGGATATCTACAGGCTTATGGTAAAACCTCTCTTTACTCCTGTAAGCTGTAACTAACTTCATTCACCCTCCCTGTTATCATATCGAGAGAGTACAATCGATAGCAAGGAATCGTACCACCTATTATAATGAGACATCGCCACATTTTGTATGTAGTAGTAGCAATGCCTTTTAGAGTAAAATTTAAACAAGCTCTTCAAGGTTGggtttagaaaatattacatttttacTATTACTATTGCcgttatatattttcttctacACTAACAAAAACAAACAGAGACTACACACATAATGAAACCATCTGCCTAGTGACTAGTACTTGTAAAAACTAACAAGTCTCTTGTTCTTCTGAATCAAACTGGGGAGGCATGACCCTCTTCCTTACAAGCATTTCTGCTGTAACTTGCTTTCTCTTTAGTCCACCTCTTGGTCTCGAGGTGAAATCTTCATCCGCTTCAACAAAATCACCCTGAAACAATCATTCAAACTTCCTTTGAGTTACAAGCCTCTTTATAGTTTGTAACCAAAACAAGATGCAGACTGAACTTACGCAGGTATAGACGTGGGACCCGGAGTTCTCGTGGTTGTTTCTGACGTGTTTGTAAGCAAACCTCATGCCACAACCTGGAAAGCCACATACAAAGGGTCTGATATCCTCGTGCACTGCTTTCAAATGTTTCTGAAGATTAGAAGGCTGCAAAATCATAGTAATATAATAATCAGTGGATGCTTATATGTTTTGGTCTAAAAGTTTGTCTAGCTCTCGATGTTTCTTTACCTTTGAGAATGTGGAAGAGCAACCCTCAACTTCACACTTGAACTCTCCTGGTGATGATGAATCTTCGTCATGAGTCCGTAGATGTCTCTTGATGTTCTTCTTCAAATGCTTAGAACCACATATCTCACAGTTGACGTGCTGATGGCAGGATCTTATGTGTGCCTTTAGACATTCCTCGTTTGTAAAGTACTTCATACACCCAATCTCTGAACAAAAAGCCTCCACAGAGTCCAATTTCACTGCCAATGTAAATCTATAAGTAACATTTTAGAGACTTAAAAATAGGCAGATACGGTGCACATACCATGAGAATCTTCATGCTTCTGCAGCTGTGAAGGATACTTGAAGGCCTTTCCACAACCAACTTCTTTGCAGACAAGCTTCTTCTGACCAGAAGAACATCCCGAGGGTTGAGAATCTCCATTAACACTATCGCCATTGGAAGTATCATCCTTGTTACTATCGCTGTTATTATGAAACTTCTTAAGATGCTTACTGATATTGCCATGTATTGAGAATTCACTCTTGCAATTCTCCACTGGACACTTGAACAGCTTTCCTTTATGGGTAAGAAGATGTCTATTGAGATGATCTTTTCTCCTGTAACTTGAACTACAATCATCCACATAGCACGCAAAAGGTCTCTGCACAAAGATAAAACAGTTAACCATTAGAAACATACTCCACGAAAAGACACCATAATCCAAAGCGCTAAAGAAACAAGCTAGTAAACATCATATCTCAGACCTTCAGCGTGATGGAGGCTTACTTGCTGGAGCTTCTCAGGAGGTCTCCCTACCTGATACTAGTCCATAACATGTAGCCTCGCATTTTGGAGTTCTCTCTTTTGGGATCCAATGCCTCACGCAGTAACACAAGTTTTAAGACCATATGTTATTAAACCATAAAAGCCATTCATTTCCTGCAAAGGTGTAAACTTTTAGCTTGTAATAAGACCAACACTCAAAACTAAGCAAACCCACAAGCGTCTTGTCTCAATCTCCATTAGATAACGAAGCTACCACAAACAGAGTGAGAGAACACATCACTCTACCTCAAGAGAGTGGCTTTGCATATGCTGCTTCAAGTGAGCAGGTTTCTTAAACTCAGCACCACATTCATTACAAGTTTGTTTACCAGAGatctcttcttcatcctcacAAGCTTCCTCATTTCTTTCCTCTTCAACTTCCATCTAAACCAAACACGTATAAACAGGCTAAGTCGATACACACCATCATCGGTTTAGGTAAGCCTCAGAGagagattcaaaccaaacctgATGATGAGATTCGATGTGTGAAGTGATTAGATACTTCTTCGATCTGCTGATTCCGCAGTACTGGCAGAGGTAGTTCCTTATGTCCTTGGTCTTCGTTGGATTGACGTCAACGTTAGCTGCTTCTTCCGACATCTCTCTTTGGTTGTTGTCTACACAATAACTAGGGTTTCATCACACGCCGCAAACGATAGAAGCGAGTGATAGGTGGCAACAGTTTCTATTTATATACTTCTAACCTAGAAAATATGGGCTTTCGATTATATAATGGGTTATATCATGGGCTCACAAGCCCATTGAGTCGTTTTCTTCAAAGAATAGCTAATAAGACCACTGAGCTACGTGACCTTGTTGAGAGATGGTTTCTGACTTCTGAGCCAGTTGATAAAGTGGCCAGATGTTGGACCTGACCACTTCAATATATTAGATGTTTTCTGGTTTGTTTCTATTTTGAGGTATGCTTATAACCTTCCAGAACTATGTGTTCCTCACTTAGGCTTATGCAGGAGAAAAGAGTCCGCATAAACATAAGTGACTTGGAACGATTTAGAAGCTTTGCAGTTTGGATCTCTGAGACAGAAAGAAAATGGTATTAGAGTGGAGCTCGAGTGATGAGTCACATGGCATGTCCTAAAGAGGTATTCAGCTTGAGAGATGTGTTTGAATTGTGCATACATAGTAAAAAGGACATTAATCCAACCAACATCCAAATCATACCCGATTTTTACTATACAACAATGAATATGTTCACTTCTCAGCAGTGCCGACTCTAAGAGTAGGCAAAAAGGATACACGCCTAGGGTCCatcttaaaaacaaataaaattattgatagaaaggattcagattttttttttaacaacaagaatccataatattatatttaatcgATTATGATGCATATACAATAAATTTGTCCATGGATCCAATATAAGGTTGAGTCAGT belongs to Brassica rapa cultivar Chiifu-401-42 chromosome A07, CAAS_Brap_v3.01, whole genome shotgun sequence and includes:
- the LOC103830814 gene encoding protein NRT1/ PTR FAMILY 5.14, with amino-acid sequence MATTAATPLLEEHVMDAVDHDGLVADRSNTGRWTAAWFIIGVEVAERFAYYGIASNLISYLTGPLGQSTAVAAANVNAWSGISALLPVLGAFVADAFLGRYRTIIIASLIYVLGMALLTLSALLVPITSENEKVASSSLLNVLFFFSLYLVAIGQSGHKPCVQAFGADQFDEKDPREQRDRSSFFNWWYLSLSAGICLAIVVVVYIQEAVGWALGFGIPCVFMVISLFLFVVGRRSYRYSKRRHEKETNPFTRIGRVFFRAFKNRRLSQVQTELEANPPQGSPEKLRCLSKALLAPHASTEEDNVCSVSDVEDATALVMLIPVWVTTLGYALPYAQYMTFFTKQGATLERTIFPGVKIPSASLQVLIGIAIVLFVPIYDRVLVPVARSITKDPCGITTLKRIGAGMVLATLTMVVAALVESKRIQTAKEYGLIDQPGTTVPMSIWWLVPQYLMLGLADVLTLVGMQEFFYSQVPPELRSIGLALYLSALGVGSLLSSLLVSVIDLVTGGDAGNSWFNSNLNRAHLDYFYWLLAVISALGFSVFLFVSKSYVYRRVDGV
- the LOC103830815 gene encoding transcription factor IIIA; its protein translation is MSEEAANVDVNPTKTKDIRNYLCQYCGISRSKKYLITSHIESHHQMEVEEERNEEACEDEEEISGKQTCNECGAEFKKPAHLKQHMQSHSLERPFACYVDDCSSSYRRKDHLNRHLLTHKGKLFKCPVENCKSEFSIHGNISKHLKKFHNNSDSNKDDTSNGDSVNGDSQPSGCSSGQKKLVCKEVGCGKAFKYPSQLQKHEDSHVKLDSVEAFCSEIGCMKYFTNEECLKAHIRSCHQHVNCEICGSKHLKKNIKRHLRTHDEDSSSPGEFKCEVEGCSSTFSKPSNLQKHLKAVHEDIRPFVCGFPGCGMRFAYKHVRNNHENSGSHVYTCGDFVEADEDFTSRPRGGLKRKQVTAEMLVRKRVMPPQFDSEEQETC